The following coding sequences are from one Megamonas funiformis window:
- a CDS encoding Tex family protein: MLEQNITAYLANLLKLKTSQINAAIKLIDEGNTIPFIARYRKEATGDMKDEQLRDLNDKLIYVRNLIKRQNEIKNSIEEQGKMTPELSLAIDKVEKLQELEDIYLPYKQKKRTRAMIAKEKGLEPLAQFILKQEDSSEKLEDIALKYLNDEVTSSDEALAGASDIIAETISDSADIRAKLRQHLWQTSSLSITRDKEADSDEAFLMYEDYTEPIKHLPSHRILAINRGESKDILKVKLISDIDKDIAIITKFILKQNSPYKEFLTNAIIDAYKRLIFPALEREIRNQLTETAQTQAIHVFASNLKQLLLQAPLAGYTVMGLDPGYRTGCKMAIVDATGQVLDHGVLYITMSDDAKAKSAQKLLDYIRKYKVNLISIGNGTASYETEEFVANLINEHKLPVHYLITNEAGASVYSASKLAVEELPEYDVTIRGAISIARRIQDPLAELVKIEPKAIGVGQYQHDVNQKELANTLDAVIEAAVNHVGVELNTASAALLKHIAGINATVAKNIIKYRDEHGIFTSRKELLKVSRLGPTAYTQCAGFLRINGATCPLDNTPVHPESYPLAEQILAELGFSLEDLTDKNKLDLLKAKIKLVDIDKLATKLNAGVFTVKDILDALTKPGRDPREDLPAPLTRQNIIKLEDIKVGTIMRGTVRNITDFGVFVDIGIKTAGLIHISELSNKHVKHPLDVVSVGDILNVLVISVDAKRNRIGLSLKQVTKENNNVLA; the protein is encoded by the coding sequence ATGCTTGAACAAAATATCACAGCTTATCTAGCAAATCTACTTAAACTAAAAACAAGTCAAATAAATGCTGCTATAAAGCTCATAGACGAAGGTAATACAATTCCTTTTATCGCACGTTATCGTAAAGAAGCAACTGGCGATATGAAGGATGAACAACTTCGTGATTTAAACGATAAGCTTATTTATGTACGTAATTTAATTAAACGTCAAAATGAAATAAAAAATAGCATTGAAGAACAAGGAAAAATGACTCCTGAACTCTCCTTGGCTATAGATAAAGTAGAAAAACTTCAAGAACTTGAAGACATATATCTACCATATAAACAGAAAAAACGCACTCGTGCTATGATTGCTAAAGAAAAAGGTTTAGAGCCACTCGCTCAATTTATCTTGAAACAAGAAGATAGCTCTGAAAAACTTGAAGACATCGCCTTGAAATATTTAAATGATGAAGTAACTTCTAGCGATGAAGCACTCGCTGGCGCTTCTGACATCATTGCCGAAACTATTTCTGATAGTGCGGATATTCGTGCTAAACTTCGCCAACACCTCTGGCAAACTTCTTCATTGAGCATTACTAGAGATAAAGAAGCTGACAGTGATGAAGCTTTTCTCATGTACGAAGATTATACAGAACCAATTAAACATCTACCATCACATCGCATTTTAGCTATCAATCGCGGTGAAAGTAAAGATATTTTAAAAGTAAAATTAATCAGTGATATAGATAAAGATATTGCTATCATCACTAAATTTATCTTAAAACAAAATAGTCCATACAAAGAATTTCTTACAAATGCAATCATTGATGCCTATAAACGTCTAATCTTCCCTGCACTTGAAAGAGAAATTCGCAATCAGCTTACGGAAACAGCTCAGACTCAAGCAATCCATGTATTTGCTTCCAATCTCAAACAATTGCTCTTACAAGCACCACTAGCTGGCTATACTGTAATGGGACTTGACCCTGGATATCGTACAGGTTGTAAAATGGCAATTGTCGATGCTACAGGACAAGTTTTAGACCATGGTGTATTATATATCACTATGAGTGATGACGCTAAAGCAAAATCTGCACAGAAATTATTAGACTATATTCGAAAATATAAAGTAAATTTAATCTCTATCGGCAATGGTACTGCTTCTTATGAAACAGAAGAATTCGTAGCTAATTTAATCAATGAACATAAATTACCTGTTCATTATTTAATCACTAACGAAGCAGGCGCATCTGTTTATTCTGCTTCCAAATTAGCTGTAGAAGAATTACCTGAATATGATGTAACTATTCGTGGCGCTATCTCTATCGCTCGTCGTATTCAAGACCCATTAGCGGAACTTGTAAAGATTGAACCTAAAGCTATTGGCGTCGGTCAATATCAACATGATGTCAATCAAAAAGAATTAGCTAATACTTTAGATGCTGTTATTGAAGCTGCTGTTAACCATGTAGGTGTAGAACTAAATACAGCTTCCGCTGCTCTTTTAAAACATATTGCTGGTATCAATGCTACTGTAGCTAAAAATATCATTAAATATCGTGATGAACATGGCATATTTACTTCACGTAAAGAACTATTAAAAGTTTCTCGTCTTGGACCTACAGCTTATACTCAATGTGCAGGATTTTTGCGCATCAATGGTGCTACTTGCCCACTTGATAATACGCCTGTACATCCTGAATCATATCCTCTTGCTGAGCAAATATTAGCTGAATTAGGATTTTCCCTTGAAGATTTAACCGATAAAAATAAATTAGATTTACTTAAGGCTAAAATCAAATTAGTAGATATAGATAAATTAGCTACTAAATTAAATGCTGGCGTTTTTACTGTTAAAGATATCTTAGATGCTCTAACAAAACCAGGCCGCGACCCACGTGAAGATTTACCAGCACCACTTACACGCCAAAATATCATCAAATTAGAAGATATCAAAGTGGGTACTATCATGCGTGGTACAGTTCGTAATATCACTGATTTCGGTGTTTTTGTTGACATTGGTATCAAGACTGCTGGTCTTATTCATATCTCTGAATTAAGCAATAAACATGTAAAACACCCATTAGATGTTGTATCTGTTGGTGATATTTTAAATGTTTTAGTCATCAGTGTAGATGCTAAACGCAATCGCATTGGCTTAAGCCTTAAACAAGTAACAAAGGAGAACAATAATGTCCTTGCTTAA
- the metA gene encoding homoserine O-acetyltransferase MetA has protein sequence MPIKIPSTLPASQILESENIFVMDTERAYTQDIRPLKILILNLMPNKTVTETQLLRLLGNTPLQIEVDFIYTESYLPKHTSIQYLSQFYGTFEDVKDKYYDGFIITGAPVERMEYEEVAYWKEVCEIMDWSRKHAWSTFHICWGAFAGLYHHYGIKKYYEPKKVFGVYKHHLNVKHEKLFRGFDDEFYVPHSRHIGMKREDIEKVKDLTIMAEGDAGVYIVANLKDNEFFITGHAEYDPYSLKSEYDRDIKAGMDMHIPINYYPDDDPTKEPIVRWRSVANLLFNNWLNYYVYQETPYDIDTLKQNPRRK, from the coding sequence ATGCCTATAAAAATACCAAGTACATTACCAGCTTCACAAATACTAGAGAGCGAAAATATTTTCGTGATGGATACCGAAAGAGCTTATACACAAGATATTCGTCCCCTCAAGATTTTAATTTTAAATTTAATGCCTAATAAAACTGTTACAGAAACGCAATTATTAAGACTTTTAGGTAATACACCACTACAGATTGAAGTAGATTTTATTTATACAGAGTCTTATTTACCAAAACATACATCAATACAGTATTTATCTCAATTTTATGGTACTTTTGAAGATGTAAAAGATAAATATTATGATGGTTTTATCATCACAGGTGCACCTGTTGAACGTATGGAATATGAAGAAGTAGCATATTGGAAAGAGGTATGTGAAATTATGGATTGGAGCAGAAAACATGCTTGGTCTACTTTCCATATTTGTTGGGGTGCTTTTGCAGGACTTTATCATCATTATGGTATAAAAAAATATTATGAACCTAAAAAAGTATTTGGTGTATATAAACATCATTTAAATGTAAAACATGAAAAATTATTCCGTGGTTTTGATGATGAATTCTATGTACCACATTCTCGTCATATCGGTATGAAAAGAGAAGATATTGAAAAAGTAAAAGATTTAACTATTATGGCAGAAGGCGATGCAGGAGTTTATATTGTTGCTAATTTGAAAGATAATGAATTTTTCATTACAGGTCATGCGGAATATGATCCATATAGCTTGAAAAGCGAATATGATAGAGATATAAAAGCTGGTATGGATATGCATATTCCTATCAATTATTATCCTGATGATGATCCAACAAAAGAGCCGATTGTAAGATGGAGAAGTGTAGCTAACTTATTATTTAATAACTGGCTTAACTATTATGTATATCAGGAAACTCCATATGATATTGATACACTTAAACAAAATCCTAGACGTAAATAA
- a CDS encoding D-alanyl-D-alanine carboxypeptidase family protein, whose product MCLKKIAIIFSLCLLICNIALAKTLPNPDTSAVSACLIDADDNGVLYGKDEDKIMHPASTTKIMTAILALESGKLDEPLVITPEAVNTEPSSLGLRLGDKITLREALTGMMIVSGNDAAVAVAQTVAGSVPAFAKMMNDKAKELGAVNTHFLNPHGLTAQGHYSTAHDMAIIASYAMKKPEFREIVSKKAYNMKYMDGHTEYVTTTNRFLKSGFEGANGIKTGFTNAAGDCLVASATRGQKTLIAVFYNDDYRWDDAPVWLEFGFSFYDPSELQDKTVVNKQNVIKLNKITEQRIKHSRETNKNLAALDAAIVNKAKSLNNKTTDVADTAQQTKAKDVDVAENTKVEVSSDVDNNISNDEYKENNSSEENVEVVSDVTTDMNTTEITTSEELNPSLEKYVY is encoded by the coding sequence ATGTGTTTAAAAAAGATAGCTATAATTTTTAGCTTATGTTTATTGATTTGCAATATAGCTTTGGCAAAGACCTTGCCTAACCCTGATACAAGTGCAGTGTCAGCTTGTTTAATAGATGCTGATGATAATGGTGTATTATATGGTAAAGATGAAGATAAAATAATGCATCCTGCTAGTACCACAAAAATAATGACAGCCATTTTAGCTTTAGAAAGTGGCAAATTAGACGAGCCATTAGTGATAACGCCAGAAGCAGTGAATACAGAGCCTTCTTCTTTGGGTTTAAGATTAGGCGATAAAATAACTTTAAGAGAAGCTTTGACTGGTATGATGATAGTATCTGGCAATGATGCAGCCGTAGCTGTAGCGCAAACAGTAGCGGGAAGTGTACCAGCATTTGCTAAAATGATGAATGACAAAGCAAAAGAACTAGGGGCAGTAAATACGCATTTTCTAAATCCTCATGGACTTACAGCTCAAGGTCATTATTCTACTGCTCATGATATGGCAATTATTGCAAGTTATGCTATGAAAAAGCCTGAATTTAGAGAAATAGTAAGTAAAAAAGCATATAATATGAAATATATGGATGGTCATACTGAATATGTAACTACTACAAATCGCTTTTTAAAAAGTGGTTTTGAAGGTGCTAATGGCATAAAGACAGGTTTTACAAATGCAGCAGGAGATTGCTTAGTAGCTTCAGCTACACGTGGGCAAAAAACTTTGATTGCAGTATTTTACAATGATGATTATCGTTGGGACGATGCACCAGTTTGGCTTGAATTTGGCTTTAGCTTCTATGACCCTAGTGAATTGCAAGATAAAACTGTAGTGAATAAACAAAATGTAATTAAATTAAATAAAATTACAGAACAAAGAATAAAACACAGTAGAGAAACAAATAAAAATTTAGCAGCTTTAGATGCTGCAATTGTCAACAAAGCTAAAAGCTTAAATAATAAAACAACAGATGTAGCAGATACAGCACAACAAACAAAAGCAAAAGATGTAGATGTAGCTGAAAATACAAAAGTAGAAGTATCTAGTGATGTAGACAATAATATAAGTAATGATGAGTATAAAGAAAATAATAGTAGTGAAGAAAATGTCGAAGTTGTTTCTGATGTAACAACAGATATGAATACAACTGAGATAACAACATCAGAAGAATTAAACCCATCATTAGAAAAGTATGTATATTGA
- a CDS encoding DeoR/GlpR family DNA-binding transcription regulator, whose amino-acid sequence MKATRLNDIENLLEEQNTLSINHLCEIFNVSKNTIRRDIAELEKRGTIKKVYGGIMRNQTNIPEPFAAREIKNKTKKKQLAKLAANLVDDNDIIYIDSGTTTMHMIPYLAEKKNLTILTANVYVINEAFHYPQMNIIATGGTLYRPSNAFVGASVLQFLEGFNISKCFLAATGISIENGATNASPMEGDIKKYLTSNSKTKILLVDSTKIDQVSLVTFAKLKDMDYIISDNKFSSKYNDYFKHNNVHLVTP is encoded by the coding sequence ATGAAAGCAACTCGTTTAAATGATATTGAAAACCTCTTAGAGGAACAAAATACTTTATCTATTAACCACTTATGTGAAATCTTTAATGTATCCAAAAATACAATTCGTAGAGATATTGCTGAATTAGAAAAGCGTGGTACCATCAAAAAAGTCTATGGTGGCATTATGCGAAATCAAACTAATATTCCAGAACCATTTGCTGCTCGCGAAATAAAAAATAAGACGAAAAAGAAACAGCTAGCTAAATTAGCTGCAAATCTTGTAGACGATAACGACATTATTTACATTGATTCTGGAACTACTACAATGCATATGATTCCATATTTAGCAGAAAAGAAAAATCTTACCATTTTAACAGCTAATGTTTATGTAATTAATGAAGCTTTTCATTATCCACAAATGAATATAATTGCTACTGGTGGCACTCTTTATCGCCCATCTAATGCCTTTGTTGGAGCAAGTGTTCTCCAATTTTTAGAAGGATTTAATATCTCAAAATGCTTTTTGGCTGCTACAGGTATTTCTATTGAAAATGGTGCTACAAATGCATCTCCAATGGAAGGAGATATAAAAAAATATCTTACAAGTAACAGTAAAACTAAAATTTTATTAGTAGATTCTACAAAAATAGACCAAGTTTCCTTAGTTACTTTTGCTAAATTAAAAGATATGGACTATATCATCTCCGATAATAAATTCTCCTCAAAATACAACGATTATTTCAAACATAATAATGTTCATTTAGTAACACCTTAA
- a CDS encoding iron-containing alcohol dehydrogenase: MGVFLVPSKILSGVGAINELGANIKGKGNKALIVTDKFMVQFGNVAKVTNALDACNIEYVVYDGISGEPTDKMVAEGVKLYQENECDFLIGLGGGSPMDSAKAIGVMVASDAKKISDFMHKSITVNVPYLVAIPTTAGTGSEATQFTIIADTENNVKMLLAGPSVLPALAVVDPAFTMTAPPSVTAATGVDALCHAVEAYTSRKAQPLSDTFALSAIKKIHKNLPICFADGKNEQARMQMALGATEAGIAFNNSSVTIVHGMSRPIGALFHIAHGVSNAVLLPACMEFAIQENTARFAEIARIMEVATDETDDMTAAKAFVAEVTRFCKELNIPSVEEILNKNGFTKDDFLAQLDKMATDALDSGSPANTMRQPTKEEIIEIYKKLF, from the coding sequence ATGGGCGTGTTTTTAGTTCCATCAAAAATCTTATCTGGTGTAGGTGCAATCAATGAATTAGGTGCTAATATTAAAGGAAAAGGAAATAAAGCATTAATTGTTACTGATAAATTTATGGTACAATTTGGTAATGTTGCAAAAGTTACCAATGCTCTTGATGCATGTAATATTGAATATGTGGTATATGATGGTATTAGTGGTGAACCAACAGATAAAATGGTAGCTGAAGGTGTAAAACTTTATCAAGAAAATGAATGTGATTTCTTGATTGGTTTAGGCGGCGGTAGCCCAATGGATAGTGCTAAGGCTATTGGTGTAATGGTAGCTAGTGATGCTAAAAAAATCAGTGATTTTATGCATAAATCAATAACTGTTAACGTACCATATTTAGTAGCTATTCCAACTACAGCAGGTACAGGTTCAGAAGCTACTCAATTTACAATTATTGCTGATACAGAAAATAATGTAAAAATGCTTTTAGCAGGTCCATCTGTATTACCAGCATTAGCAGTAGTTGATCCAGCATTTACAATGACAGCTCCTCCATCTGTTACAGCTGCAACAGGTGTTGATGCTCTTTGTCATGCAGTAGAAGCTTATACATCTAGAAAAGCACAACCACTTTCTGATACATTTGCATTATCTGCTATCAAAAAAATTCATAAAAATTTACCTATTTGTTTTGCTGATGGTAAAAATGAACAAGCTAGAATGCAGATGGCACTTGGTGCAACTGAAGCTGGCATAGCATTTAATAACTCTTCTGTAACAATTGTTCATGGAATGAGTCGTCCAATTGGAGCATTGTTCCATATTGCTCATGGTGTATCCAATGCAGTATTATTACCAGCTTGTATGGAATTTGCTATTCAAGAAAATACAGCAAGATTTGCTGAAATTGCACGTATTATGGAAGTAGCAACAGATGAAACTGATGATATGACAGCAGCTAAAGCTTTTGTAGCTGAAGTGACACGTTTCTGTAAAGAATTAAATATTCCTTCTGTTGAAGAAATTTTAAATAAAAATGGATTTACAAAAGATGATTTCTTAGCTCAATTAGACAAAATGGCTACAGATGCATTAGATAGTGGTAGCCCTGCAAATACAATGAGACAACCAACTAAAGAAGAAATCATTGAAATCTACAAAAAATTATTTTAA
- a CDS encoding class II fructose-bisphosphate aldolase, whose translation MALAKLSELLSSVKDNSYAIGSFNVSNMEMAMGAIKAAEKMQAPIIIQIAEGRLRYSPLEILGPIMMAAAKNTTVPIAVHLDHGGTMETIKLALELGFTSVMFDGSKYPLEENIARTKEVIALAKSYGADVEAEIGRVGGAEGDYKAVDIALTSVEEAKCFAEETKVDALAVAIGTAHGNYKETPKLRIDRLKEIASEVSCPLVLHGGTGLTEQDFKNCIAGGIKKINIATASYDSVAKRFKEVAKEDPDANYFTFSDAAVNATCENIMRHMEIFGLKNKL comes from the coding sequence ATGGCATTAGCTAAATTAAGTGAGCTTTTGAGCTCTGTAAAAGATAATAGTTATGCAATTGGTTCATTTAATGTTTCAAATATGGAAATGGCAATGGGAGCAATAAAAGCAGCAGAAAAAATGCAAGCCCCTATTATCATTCAGATTGCAGAAGGAAGACTTAGATATTCTCCATTAGAAATTTTAGGGCCAATCATGATGGCAGCAGCAAAAAATACAACTGTGCCAATCGCCGTACATTTAGATCATGGTGGAACTATGGAAACAATAAAATTAGCTCTTGAATTGGGCTTTACATCTGTAATGTTTGATGGTTCTAAATATCCTCTTGAAGAAAATATCGCACGCACAAAAGAAGTAATTGCTTTGGCAAAATCCTATGGTGCTGATGTAGAAGCAGAGATCGGTCGTGTAGGTGGCGCAGAAGGTGATTATAAAGCAGTAGATATTGCACTTACTAGTGTAGAAGAAGCAAAATGCTTTGCAGAAGAAACAAAAGTAGATGCTTTAGCTGTAGCTATTGGTACTGCTCATGGTAATTATAAAGAAACACCAAAATTGCGTATTGATAGATTAAAAGAAATTGCATCTGAAGTTAGTTGTCCACTTGTATTACATGGTGGCACAGGTCTTACAGAACAAGATTTTAAAAACTGTATTGCAGGTGGTATTAAAAAGATAAATATAGCGACTGCTTCTTATGATAGTGTAGCTAAACGTTTTAAAGAAGTGGCAAAAGAAGATCCAGATGCAAATTATTTTACATTTAGTGATGCTGCTGTAAATGCTACTTGTGAAAATATTATGAGACATATGGAAATATTTGGCTTGAAAAATAAATTATAA
- the iolC gene encoding 5-dehydro-2-deoxygluconokinase: MALIEFDQNKPMDIVLIGRAAIDFNPNEIHRTLDKVRTFTMYVGGSPANIAVGVNKLGKKVGFIGAVSDDQFGDFIINFFNDRGIDTTQIVRAKNGEKLGLTFTEIKSPTESSILMYRNMAADFVITPEDVSEEYIAQSKILLVSGTALAASPSREACLMAINYAKKHGTKVIFDIDYREYNWRSKADIAVYYSLVGRMSDVIIGSREEFNLTEYLPEENDVADYEIAEKYLNYGNQIVIIKHGKKGSVAYGADKEAFKVDSYKIKLLKSFGGGDAYASAFIYGLLEGWSLADSLRHGTAHAAMVVASHSCSEAMQDAPAIDAFIQEHAAEQVITPVEWKVVL, encoded by the coding sequence ATGGCTTTAATAGAATTTGATCAAAATAAACCAATGGATATAGTTTTAATTGGTAGAGCTGCTATTGATTTTAACCCAAATGAAATACATCGTACTTTAGATAAAGTAAGAACTTTCACTATGTATGTAGGAGGTAGCCCTGCAAATATTGCTGTAGGTGTTAATAAACTTGGTAAAAAAGTAGGATTTATTGGTGCTGTATCTGATGATCAATTTGGTGATTTCATCATTAATTTCTTCAATGATAGAGGTATTGATACAACTCAGATCGTAAGAGCTAAAAATGGTGAAAAACTTGGTCTTACTTTCACTGAAATTAAAAGTCCAACAGAAAGCAGTATTTTGATGTATAGAAATATGGCTGCTGATTTTGTAATTACTCCAGAAGATGTGTCTGAAGAATATATTGCACAAAGCAAAATCTTATTAGTATCTGGTACAGCTCTTGCAGCAAGCCCATCTCGTGAAGCTTGTCTTATGGCAATTAATTATGCTAAAAAGCATGGTACAAAAGTTATTTTTGATATTGACTATCGTGAATACAACTGGAGAAGTAAAGCAGATATTGCTGTTTACTATTCTTTAGTTGGACGCATGAGCGATGTTATTATTGGCTCTCGTGAAGAATTTAATTTAACTGAATATTTACCAGAAGAAAATGATGTAGCAGATTATGAAATAGCAGAAAAATATTTAAATTATGGTAATCAAATTGTTATTATTAAACATGGTAAAAAAGGTTCTGTAGCTTATGGCGCAGATAAAGAAGCTTTTAAAGTTGATTCTTATAAAATTAAACTTTTAAAATCCTTTGGTGGTGGAGATGCTTATGCTTCTGCATTTATCTATGGTCTTTTAGAAGGTTGGAGCTTAGCAGATTCTCTTCGTCATGGTACAGCACATGCAGCTATGGTTGTTGCTAGTCATAGCTGTTCTGAAGCAATGCAAGATGCACCAGCTATTGATGCTTTTATTCAAGAACATGCAGCTGAACAAGTTATTACTCCTGTTGAATGGAAGGTAGTGTTATAA
- a CDS encoding 5-deoxy-glucuronate isomerase: MAEAKFGKMGAQLKHGYNSATICESNMMMDIGIQVMSAGEKLTFNEQAKEVAYVILTGEVKISWENNTEVMKRTSLFDENPTCLHVPLATEVTIEAVVDSEVLIQKTENDTKFAPKFYYPEDVQADVFGGGVWSGTATRTVRTIFDYENAPYSNMVNGEVINSPGRWSSYIPHFHPQPEVYVYKFDRPQGFGAAFIGEDTFRTETNAYVAIPGGDIHPQVTAPGYAMWYSWMIRHLPDDPWAKTRIVCEEHAWLEEDGAEAKIWDPLKK; the protein is encoded by the coding sequence ATGGCTGAAGCAAAATTTGGTAAAATGGGTGCACAATTAAAACATGGTTATAATAGTGCGACTATTTGTGAAAGCAATATGATGATGGACATTGGTATTCAAGTTATGAGTGCTGGTGAAAAACTTACTTTTAACGAACAAGCAAAAGAAGTTGCCTATGTAATTTTAACTGGTGAAGTAAAAATATCTTGGGAAAATAATACAGAAGTAATGAAACGTACTTCTTTATTTGATGAAAATCCTACTTGTTTGCATGTACCATTAGCTACAGAAGTTACTATAGAAGCTGTAGTAGATTCTGAGGTTTTAATCCAAAAAACAGAAAACGATACAAAATTTGCTCCTAAATTCTATTATCCAGAAGATGTACAAGCTGATGTCTTCGGTGGAGGTGTATGGAGCGGTACAGCAACAAGAACTGTTCGTACAATTTTTGATTATGAAAATGCGCCATATTCTAATATGGTAAATGGTGAAGTTATCAATAGCCCAGGTCGTTGGTCTAGTTATATACCACATTTTCATCCACAGCCAGAAGTATATGTATATAAATTTGACCGTCCACAAGGTTTTGGTGCAGCTTTTATTGGTGAAGATACCTTCCGTACAGAAACTAATGCATATGTAGCAATTCCTGGTGGTGATATACATCCACAGGTAACAGCTCCAGGTTATGCTATGTGGTATAGCTGGATGATAAGACATCTTCCAGATGATCCTTGGGCCAAAACTCGTATTGTATGTGAAGAACATGCTTGGCTTGAAGAAGATGGAGCAGAAGCAAAAATTTGGGATCCTCTAAAGAAATAA